One Aerococcus urinaeequi DNA segment encodes these proteins:
- a CDS encoding NAD(P)H-dependent oxidoreductase: MASVIFGGHPEMETSASHQFLYEARPNTIPFIQIERPFTEANVTAYQEAILTSDRWLLQFPLFWYQAPGLVSDFIQEVFSKEFLDTYSKNLKGKEFGVIISVGVPLRQYQAGGREQVTISELLRPFQSFARAIGLDYLPPFVLAQHSYQPEHIQQDNLVRFRQYLELPAQAKFAERNAWLIAQLKDIAGDFDQPLQEQLNLVAEEWADEMDNLGDIEAQLPKTSWR, translated from the coding sequence ATGGCAAGCGTGATCTTTGGTGGTCATCCAGAAATGGAGACTTCAGCGTCCCATCAATTCCTATATGAAGCAAGACCAAATACCATTCCTTTTATCCAAATTGAACGACCATTCACTGAAGCAAATGTGACAGCTTATCAAGAAGCTATCCTAACATCAGACAGATGGCTGCTTCAATTTCCATTATTCTGGTATCAAGCACCCGGTTTAGTATCAGACTTTATTCAAGAAGTCTTTAGCAAAGAATTTTTAGATACCTATAGTAAAAATTTAAAAGGTAAAGAATTTGGTGTAATCATCTCGGTGGGTGTACCTTTAAGACAGTACCAAGCAGGTGGCCGGGAACAAGTAACCATTTCAGAATTACTTCGACCTTTCCAATCCTTTGCACGTGCGATCGGCTTAGATTACCTGCCACCATTTGTCCTTGCCCAACATTCCTACCAACCAGAACATATCCAGCAAGACAATTTAGTCCGTTTTAGACAATACCTAGAACTACCAGCCCAGGCAAAATTTGCTGAGCGAAACGCTTGGTTGATCGCCCAATTAAAAGATATTGCAGGCGATTTTGATCAACCATTACAAGAGCAATTAAATTTAGTTGCTGAAGAATGGGCAGATGAAATGGACAATCTAGGCGACATTGAAGCGCAACTACCTAAAACAAGCTGGCGTTAA
- a CDS encoding YkyA family protein has translation MVLKKLSTLAIVGASIGVLAACSRTPDQVVTKSAENAQTMMGQLESIQTQEIALQDAFEADLAADESLTNLAESGTGATRENLQTRQEEFDELKSLFEDFQGQVESLNEFDETDFTAGEDFANFDASRQLADSVNTQMSAYIENYQAVLEKEDAYYTSLAAEDSDLTTFSDGLAEINGNFETSQAALSEMLPDLTALAKLSQTENQAQ, from the coding sequence ATGGTATTGAAGAAACTATCCACCCTTGCAATCGTCGGGGCGAGCATTGGGGTATTAGCAGCCTGCTCTAGAACACCAGACCAAGTTGTGACAAAGTCAGCCGAAAACGCCCAAACTATGATGGGGCAATTAGAATCCATTCAAACGCAGGAAATAGCCTTACAAGATGCTTTTGAAGCGGATTTAGCAGCTGACGAAAGTCTAACCAACTTGGCTGAATCAGGTACGGGTGCAACACGGGAAAACTTACAAACCAGACAAGAAGAATTTGACGAATTAAAATCGCTTTTTGAAGATTTCCAAGGTCAGGTTGAAAGTTTAAATGAATTTGACGAAACAGACTTCACAGCTGGGGAAGATTTCGCCAACTTTGATGCGTCTCGCCAATTAGCTGACAGCGTGAACACGCAAATGAGCGCCTACATTGAAAACTACCAAGCTGTTTTGGAGAAAGAAGATGCTTATTACACAAGTTTAGCAGCTGAAGACAGCGATCTAACGACCTTCTCTGACGGCCTAGCAGAAATTAACGGCAACTTCGAAACGTCACAAGCAGCCTTATCTGAAATGTTGCCTGACTTAACGGCATTAGCCAAACTTTCGCAAACAGAAAATCAAGCACAATAA
- a CDS encoding C40 family peptidase: MFKKRSFLYLLTALYTVAALAFPAQAIHAKGKGTIASLPASDQNAQLLFNTTTTKRQAVLTTANDLIGTPYIWGGNDLSGFDCSGFIEYIFKENGLYMPRTTNQQQYFGQPVDLNNVQPGDLYFFEEDDQVYHVALALADGYYLHAPSPGKSVSYGHVGRFAPQFANRVINDL; this comes from the coding sequence ATGTTTAAAAAAAGAAGTTTCTTATACTTGCTGACCGCCTTATATACAGTGGCTGCACTCGCCTTTCCAGCACAAGCCATTCATGCCAAGGGGAAGGGCACAATAGCGTCTCTACCAGCTAGCGACCAAAATGCGCAACTACTATTCAATACTACAACTACTAAACGGCAAGCCGTCCTGACCACAGCCAATGACTTGATTGGCACTCCTTATATTTGGGGTGGTAACGACCTATCTGGTTTTGATTGCTCCGGTTTTATTGAATATATTTTTAAGGAAAACGGCTTATATATGCCACGCACAACCAACCAACAGCAATATTTTGGCCAACCTGTAGACTTAAACAATGTTCAACCAGGCGACCTGTATTTTTTTGAAGAAGACGACCAGGTTTACCACGTCGCCTTGGCACTCGCGGATGGCTATTATTTACATGCCCCAAGTCCGGGGAAATCTGTTTCATACGGTCATGTCGGCCGCTTTGCCCCACAGTTCGCTAACCGGGTGATTAACGACCTGTAA
- a CDS encoding cyclodeaminase/cyclohydrolase family protein → MEMYTYIEALASSQSAPGGGSAAAYAGTMGAALGNMVLNITIEKQKGADLDLLTGLVNQMTSHQEALFALVQGDEDASNQLFGAFKLPKATDQEKADRVQAIQAGLKIATEVPLEIMDHATQALEIMTQVASLGRKSVMADVTVGTTMLKTAIQAANENVEENVLLLKDENLQAALGAKGKDLIQRSEAAIQTITETVASR, encoded by the coding sequence ATGGAAATGTACACTTATATCGAAGCATTAGCCTCAAGCCAATCAGCACCAGGGGGTGGGTCAGCAGCAGCATACGCCGGCACAATGGGCGCAGCCTTAGGTAACATGGTCCTAAATATTACTATTGAAAAGCAAAAAGGGGCTGACCTTGATTTGCTGACGGGTCTAGTCAATCAAATGACTAGCCACCAAGAAGCACTGTTCGCTTTGGTGCAAGGGGATGAAGACGCATCAAACCAACTATTCGGTGCATTCAAATTACCAAAAGCCACTGACCAAGAAAAAGCTGACCGTGTACAGGCAATTCAAGCAGGCTTAAAAATTGCCACAGAAGTGCCATTGGAAATCATGGACCATGCAACACAAGCCTTAGAAATTATGACCCAAGTCGCTAGCCTAGGACGCAAGTCTGTGATGGCCGATGTCACCGTTGGTACAACTATGCTGAAAACGGCTATCCAAGCAGCCAACGAAAATGTTGAAGAAAACGTCTTATTATTAAAAGACGAAAACCTACAAGCAGCATTAGGCGCCAAAGGAAAAGACTTGATTCAAAGAAGTGAAGCCGCAATTCAAACAATCACCGAAACTGTAGCTAGTCGTTAA
- the glnA gene encoding type I glutamate--ammonia ligase produces MPTWTREAIFEDAQEKNVHFIRLAFSDVNGILKNVEIPVSQLDKALDNEMAFDGSSIDGFVRIEEADMKLYPDLNTWTVFPWGSDDRKVAILICDIYTTDGEPFAADPRGNLKRMVEKLDDFGFSAFNLGPEPEFFLFKLAEDGNPTTRVNDVGGYFDVAPVDLGENCRREIVLVLEDLGFEVEASHHEVAIGQHEIDFKYTDVVDACDKIQLFKLIVKTVARKYNLHATFMPKPIYGINGSGMHCNMSLFKGSENVFFDGDSETQLSETAMQFIAGVLEHAKAITAVANPIVNSYKRLVSGYEAPVNIAWSTRNRSPLIRIPSARGKSTRVELRSVDPAANPYLALAAILGAGLKGIEDEMVAPAPISRNVYKMTADELVNGGIDKLPSSLSRALDELEIDSVVQDALGAHITANFISSKRIECQEYLHQVTDWELNTYLEQY; encoded by the coding sequence ATGCCAACATGGACAAGAGAAGCAATCTTTGAAGACGCACAAGAAAAAAATGTACATTTTATTCGCCTAGCTTTTTCGGATGTTAACGGTATTTTGAAAAACGTTGAAATCCCAGTATCACAGCTAGACAAGGCCTTAGACAACGAAATGGCTTTCGATGGTTCTTCAATTGACGGTTTCGTCCGCATCGAAGAAGCAGATATGAAGCTATACCCAGATTTAAATACTTGGACAGTATTCCCTTGGGGTTCTGATGACAGAAAAGTTGCCATCTTAATTTGCGATATCTATACAACTGATGGTGAACCATTTGCGGCAGACCCTCGTGGTAACTTAAAACGCATGGTTGAAAAATTAGATGACTTTGGTTTCTCAGCTTTCAACTTGGGACCTGAACCAGAATTCTTCTTATTTAAACTTGCAGAAGACGGCAACCCAACGACTCGTGTAAATGATGTTGGTGGTTACTTCGACGTAGCACCTGTAGACTTAGGTGAAAACTGTCGCCGTGAAATTGTATTAGTCCTTGAGGACCTTGGCTTTGAGGTTGAAGCTTCTCACCATGAGGTTGCTATTGGCCAGCACGAAATTGATTTTAAATATACTGATGTTGTTGATGCTTGCGATAAGATTCAATTATTCAAATTAATCGTTAAAACTGTTGCGCGTAAATATAACTTGCATGCTACTTTCATGCCAAAACCTATTTACGGTATAAATGGTTCAGGTATGCACTGTAACATGTCTCTATTCAAGGGTAGCGAAAATGTCTTCTTTGATGGAGATTCTGAAACACAATTATCTGAAACAGCTATGCAATTTATCGCTGGTGTCTTAGAACATGCTAAAGCGATCACTGCAGTTGCTAACCCAATTGTAAACTCATACAAACGTTTAGTTTCAGGTTACGAAGCACCAGTAAATATTGCTTGGTCTACTCGTAACCGTTCACCACTAATCCGTATCCCATCTGCTCGCGGGAAATCAACACGTGTTGAATTACGTTCAGTTGACCCAGCGGCTAACCCTTACTTAGCACTTGCTGCTATCTTAGGTGCTGGTCTTAAAGGTATCGAAGACGAAATGGTTGCACCTGCACCAATTTCTCGTAACGTATACAAAATGACAGCTGATGAATTAGTTAACGGTGGCATTGATAAATTACCTAGCTCTCTATCTCGCGCTTTAGACGAATTAGAAATCGACAGCGTAGTACAAGATGCTTTAGGTGCACACATCACTGCAAACTTCATCTCAAGCAAACGTATTGAATGCCAAGAATACTTACACCAGGTAACTGACTGGGAATTAAATACATACTTAGAACAATATTAA
- a CDS encoding DUF975 family protein, giving the protein MRRNLKVKAKETLSQNTGWFVLFTIIYWAIVWIIGTVPTAVSFVLFPISVLIIIIEIVFIAGAEMAYIRSLMVKNNQRPIRIHRDIIGPIMRDSIKFTWAGFLRGFYLLMWSLLLFIPAVYKSIGYAMTDYLIIDFPILTASEAITESRRMMRGRKWRFIWLNLRFIGWYLLIPFTLGLAYFYVKPYHSLALINFYEEALDETGYPEKVSRLSQARKHRTKEFLVEEDEYTPRPNRKVKKQGNTYRGITRKEKTSIYKTNHRFVDDKYTDDKNWNDF; this is encoded by the coding sequence TTGCGAAGAAATTTAAAAGTAAAAGCTAAAGAGACGCTAAGCCAAAATACAGGTTGGTTTGTTTTATTTACCATTATTTATTGGGCAATCGTATGGATAATTGGGACCGTACCAACTGCAGTATCCTTCGTCCTTTTTCCCATCAGCGTCTTGATTATTATCATCGAGATCGTTTTTATTGCCGGAGCTGAAATGGCTTATATACGGTCATTGATGGTGAAGAATAACCAACGACCGATACGAATCCATCGTGACATTATTGGGCCAATCATGCGCGATTCAATTAAATTCACTTGGGCAGGATTCCTACGTGGTTTTTACCTACTCATGTGGTCATTGTTATTATTTATCCCAGCGGTTTATAAGAGTATAGGCTACGCCATGACCGATTATTTAATCATCGACTTCCCAATCCTAACAGCATCCGAGGCCATCACAGAGTCCCGACGGATGATGCGCGGCCGGAAATGGCGATTTATCTGGCTAAACCTCCGCTTTATCGGATGGTACCTATTGATTCCATTCACGCTAGGATTAGCCTACTTCTACGTCAAACCCTACCACAGCCTAGCCTTAATCAACTTCTACGAAGAAGCATTAGATGAAACTGGCTACCCGGAAAAAGTATCCCGACTAAGCCAAGCTAGAAAGCACCGGACCAAAGAGTTCCTTGTAGAAGAAGACGAATACACGCCGAGACCAAACCGCAAAGTCAAAAAACAAGGCAACACATACCGCGGAATTACAAGAAAAGAAAAAACGTCCATATACAAAACCAACCACAGATTTGTGGATGATAAGTATACAGACGACAAAAACTGGAACGACTTTTAA
- a CDS encoding AbgT family transporter translates to MEEKQQESRLLRILNGIERVGNKMPSPIMIFIYLSILVILASWVMSMFGVSVVNPVDNSEVAVNNLLTGEYFARMISEAGTNFAGFPALSAVLVIMLGVGMAEKSGYFEAVLTNVVEKAPKQYILLIIIFAGVIANIAGDAGPIVLPPLAALTFLKIGLNPMAGAVLGYVSSLAAFAANVMLGMSDALVFPFTESAAQTILPDIELNVAMNYYFIFVSTFVLVPVIYFVLTKISLPQMGEYQPEFAGEELPAAHKGGSLSDKEIKAVKYANWSLLATIVIVAVLALMPNSFLANAETGSLISGSPFMDGITVLMTIMFFVPGFVYGKMTGQVKDSHDLSRMLSSSMADMGSFIVIIFFSSQMMAYFSWSNMGTVIAISGAALLESANGIALIIGFILLSMFVDFFIGSASAKWAILAPIFVPMFMLLGYHPSFTQILYRIGDGIINPLTPMQAYIPVVLAVLYKYDKRSGLGTLMSNVLPYSVAIGIVWIIMAVIWYLIGIPVGPNSPVLL, encoded by the coding sequence GTGGAAGAAAAACAACAAGAATCACGGTTACTCCGTATCCTTAACGGAATTGAACGTGTAGGGAACAAAATGCCTTCACCAATTATGATCTTCATTTACCTAAGTATTCTAGTTATTCTAGCGTCATGGGTAATGAGTATGTTTGGGGTATCGGTTGTCAATCCAGTAGATAATTCAGAGGTTGCAGTAAATAACTTGCTAACTGGTGAATACTTTGCTCGCATGATATCAGAAGCAGGGACAAACTTTGCCGGATTCCCAGCCTTGTCAGCCGTGTTAGTTATTATGCTTGGTGTAGGTATGGCTGAGAAATCAGGTTACTTTGAAGCGGTTCTAACTAACGTAGTGGAGAAAGCGCCCAAGCAATACATCTTGCTGATCATCATTTTTGCAGGTGTAATTGCCAATATCGCTGGGGACGCTGGTCCAATCGTATTGCCACCGTTAGCAGCCTTAACCTTCTTGAAAATTGGTTTAAACCCAATGGCCGGTGCAGTTCTAGGTTATGTATCATCACTTGCAGCCTTTGCGGCCAACGTGATGTTGGGGATGTCTGATGCCTTAGTATTCCCCTTTACAGAATCAGCAGCACAGACTATTTTGCCAGATATTGAACTAAATGTTGCGATGAACTACTATTTCATCTTCGTTTCAACATTTGTATTAGTACCAGTTATTTACTTCGTACTGACTAAAATTTCATTACCACAAATGGGTGAGTACCAACCTGAATTTGCCGGTGAGGAATTACCAGCGGCTCACAAAGGTGGCTCATTATCAGACAAGGAAATCAAAGCAGTTAAATATGCAAACTGGTCATTACTAGCGACAATCGTTATTGTTGCAGTTTTAGCCTTGATGCCAAATTCATTCTTAGCAAATGCTGAAACAGGTTCGTTAATTTCTGGTTCACCATTTATGGATGGTATCACAGTCTTGATGACAATTATGTTCTTCGTACCAGGTTTCGTATACGGTAAGATGACCGGCCAAGTCAAAGATTCACACGATTTGTCTCGGATGTTATCTTCATCAATGGCTGATATGGGTAGCTTCATCGTCATCATCTTCTTCTCAAGTCAAATGATGGCATACTTCTCATGGTCTAACATGGGGACAGTCATTGCGATTTCAGGAGCAGCCTTACTAGAAAGCGCCAATGGTATCGCCTTAATCATCGGATTCATTTTATTATCAATGTTTGTTGACTTCTTTATTGGTTCAGCTTCGGCAAAATGGGCAATCCTGGCACCAATCTTTGTCCCAATGTTCATGCTATTAGGTTACCACCCATCATTCACCCAAATTCTTTACCGTATTGGTGATGGGATTATTAACCCGTTAACACCAATGCAAGCTTACATTCCGGTAGTTCTAGCAGTATTATACAAATACGACAAGCGTTCTGGTTTAGGAACTTTAATGTCTAACGTATTACCTTACTCAGTAGCCATCGGTATTGTGTGGATTATTATGGCAGTCATCTGGTACCTAATTGGTATCCCAGTTGGACCAAATTCACCAGTTTTATTATAA
- a CDS encoding zinc metallopeptidase: MFFPMMFDWTYILIIIGAVIASIASANVNRTFNKYSKYATAKGMTGTQVAEFILEYSGITNVRVERISGNLTDHYDPSNKVLRLSDATADSKSIAAIGVAAHECGHAVQDAQGYFMMTLRQKIVPVVNIGSKLSWPILILGAIAGYNETFINIGIILFSLTLLFQLVTLPVEFDASKRALQIMEDGHILTAKELPYARKTLNAAAMTYVASAIAGALSLLRVLILFGGRSRD; the protein is encoded by the coding sequence ATGTTTTTTCCCATGATGTTTGACTGGACTTATATCTTAATTATTATTGGTGCTGTAATCGCGTCAATCGCAAGTGCCAACGTAAATCGAACATTTAATAAATATAGTAAATATGCCACTGCAAAAGGAATGACCGGTACCCAAGTTGCCGAATTCATCCTAGAATATTCAGGTATTACCAACGTTCGTGTTGAACGAATTTCTGGTAACTTAACCGACCACTACGATCCAAGCAATAAAGTATTGCGTTTATCAGACGCAACAGCCGATTCAAAATCGATTGCTGCTATCGGGGTTGCAGCCCATGAGTGTGGGCACGCGGTTCAAGACGCTCAAGGTTATTTCATGATGACCCTACGTCAAAAAATTGTACCCGTTGTCAATATCGGTTCAAAACTGTCTTGGCCAATCTTAATCCTAGGTGCCATCGCAGGCTATAACGAGACCTTTATCAATATTGGGATCATTTTGTTCTCCTTAACCTTACTTTTCCAATTAGTGACTTTACCAGTCGAATTTGACGCCTCTAAACGTGCGCTACAAATTATGGAAGATGGGCATATTTTAACAGCCAAAGAATTACCATATGCCCGTAAAACCTTGAACGCTGCAGCTATGACTTACGTCGCTTCAGCTATCGCAGGTGCCTTGTCACTACTGCGTGTCTTGATTTTATTTGGCGGTCGTTCTCGCGACTAA
- a CDS encoding alpha/beta hydrolase, translated as MSKKDNNRLWRLGLAAAATGVGYVYHAMSQERSVRSKVIQDGMRIKREANRLTPANSKKQATEDLAKRSINHENLFFITRDHASEIHRGKKGVIVELTDIDTEPVLDSQDTPTKNDKPWIIYFHGGSGIHTLQEREWAFARKIANRFEDEANVSIPLLRSFANYDLEAETGRITALIEENADKTGRSLENVYFLASDTGAIPALLVADRMDQIGQPVKRVILLSPWLNTSFDDVNINPNDVQFDATKVNALKTIWRDKNPALNYAKMPIDSMPAVDFINGSDDSHACDGRWLHRRLRAHNHTSNYYQFDYMHHEFYLNNLPESQEVIDIIHQQIMNP; from the coding sequence ATGAGTAAGAAGGACAATAACCGACTTTGGCGACTAGGGTTAGCAGCTGCTGCAACAGGCGTCGGCTATGTTTATCATGCCATGAGTCAAGAGCGATCGGTGCGCAGCAAGGTGATACAAGATGGTATGAGGATTAAGCGAGAAGCTAATCGATTAACCCCTGCCAATAGCAAGAAACAAGCAACTGAAGACCTAGCTAAAAGGAGCATCAACCACGAAAACTTATTTTTTATTACCCGCGACCATGCTTCAGAGATTCACCGTGGCAAAAAGGGTGTCATCGTCGAGCTGACGGATATTGATACCGAACCGGTTTTGGACTCACAAGACACGCCTACAAAGAATGACAAACCCTGGATTATTTATTTTCATGGCGGTAGCGGGATTCATACCTTACAAGAGCGTGAATGGGCCTTCGCCCGAAAAATAGCTAACCGCTTTGAAGATGAGGCGAATGTATCAATTCCCTTGCTGCGGTCATTCGCTAACTATGACTTAGAGGCTGAAACCGGGCGGATTACAGCTCTAATAGAAGAGAACGCTGACAAAACGGGACGGTCACTAGAAAATGTCTACTTTCTTGCTTCTGATACAGGTGCGATTCCAGCCTTATTGGTTGCGGACCGGATGGACCAAATCGGCCAACCAGTGAAACGGGTGATTTTACTGTCACCATGGCTAAACACAAGCTTTGATGACGTCAACATCAACCCAAACGATGTGCAATTTGACGCGACCAAGGTTAATGCCTTAAAAACGATCTGGCGGGATAAAAACCCAGCCTTGAACTATGCCAAAATGCCAATTGATTCAATGCCAGCAGTCGATTTTATTAACGGATCGGATGACAGCCACGCCTGCGACGGCCGTTGGCTGCACCGTCGATTACGTGCCCATAATCATACTAGTAACTATTACCAGTTTGATTACATGCACCATGAATTCTACCTGAACAACCTACCAGAAAGTCAGGAAGTTATCGACATCATCCACCAACAAATTATGAACCCCTAA
- a CDS encoding DUF554 domain-containing protein: protein MVIFGAIVNAISVVFGAGVGTTFGHLLKNNTRKGIMTAVALVVIFIGIQGALETDDLIVMVLSLVIGTLIGETVDFDGKFNHFALRLQERVANEGESTFQEAFVSATLFVVVGAMAIIGSLQSGLFLDHTTMYAKSILDFVFVFVLSSTLGIGSAFAAIPLFIYEAALSLLSASIAPLLGDVVTTEIGAVGSLIIMGLGFNLLQITDIKVMNIAPSMFVPIVLIPLFNLF, encoded by the coding sequence ATGGTCATATTTGGGGCAATTGTGAACGCGATTAGCGTAGTATTTGGGGCAGGTGTAGGGACGACATTCGGTCATCTCTTAAAAAACAACACGCGAAAAGGCATAATGACAGCCGTCGCCTTGGTCGTTATATTTATTGGTATCCAGGGTGCTCTTGAAACAGACGATTTAATCGTCATGGTGCTGTCCTTAGTGATTGGAACCTTAATAGGTGAAACAGTTGACTTCGACGGGAAATTTAACCATTTTGCCTTAAGACTCCAAGAAAGAGTAGCTAACGAAGGTGAATCGACCTTTCAAGAAGCCTTTGTATCGGCTACCTTATTCGTTGTAGTCGGCGCAATGGCCATCATCGGGTCCCTGCAGTCTGGTTTATTCCTAGACCACACCACCATGTACGCCAAATCCATCTTAGACTTTGTGTTCGTCTTTGTCTTGTCGTCAACCCTTGGGATCGGGTCAGCCTTTGCCGCTATCCCATTATTTATTTATGAAGCAGCCTTATCATTATTATCCGCATCCATAGCGCCCTTATTAGGTGATGTCGTAACCACAGAAATCGGTGCAGTAGGGTCCCTCATTATTATGGGCTTAGGCTTCAATCTCTTACAAATCACAGACATCAAAGTCATGAACATCGCACCATCTATGTTCGTACCAATCGTTTTAATTCCACTATTCAATTTGTTTTAA
- the tyrS gene encoding tyrosine--tRNA ligase, with amino-acid sequence MNIIEELEWRGAINQQTDEDGLKAYIKDNKISLYCGVDPTGDSLHIGHLIPFMVLKRFQLAGHRPVILIGGATGSIGDPSGKSEERNLQSMEQVEDNARKLAGQMENLFLKEKDADFRMVNNYDWTKNLTLLDFLRNIGKRFNVNTMIKKDIVASRLETGISFTEFSYQILQSMDFLHLFENEDVRLQIGGADQWGNITSGLELIRKEAGADAEAFGLTIPLMLKSDGTKFGKTAGGAIWLDPEKTSPYEFYQFWLNQNDADVVKYLKYFTFLSKEEIDALEEKVASEPEKREAQRRLAEEMTTFVHGQSGLQDAQTITEALFSGNIADLSAKQIEQGFGNMPGSTMPKEGNNLAVWLVDAGIEGSRRQSREDINNGAIYINGQRLQDVDYEISATDAIEGKYIVVRRGKKKYFLVTIEGA; translated from the coding sequence ATGAACATTATTGAAGAATTAGAATGGCGCGGTGCCATCAACCAACAAACTGACGAAGACGGCCTAAAAGCCTACATCAAAGACAACAAAATCAGCCTATACTGCGGTGTTGACCCAACTGGTGACTCACTACATATCGGTCACTTAATTCCATTTATGGTCCTTAAACGATTCCAATTAGCAGGACACCGTCCAGTTATCTTAATTGGGGGAGCGACAGGTTCAATCGGTGACCCTTCAGGTAAATCGGAAGAACGTAACCTACAATCTATGGAACAAGTAGAAGACAACGCCCGCAAATTAGCTGGTCAAATGGAAAACTTATTCCTAAAAGAAAAAGATGCCGACTTCCGTATGGTCAACAACTACGACTGGACTAAAAACCTGACTTTACTTGATTTCTTACGTAATATTGGGAAACGTTTCAACGTGAATACCATGATCAAAAAAGACATCGTTGCTTCACGTTTAGAAACAGGGATTTCATTTACAGAATTCTCATACCAAATCCTTCAATCAATGGACTTCTTACACCTATTTGAAAACGAAGACGTTCGTCTACAAATCGGTGGGGCCGACCAATGGGGGAACATCACATCAGGTCTAGAATTAATCCGTAAAGAAGCTGGTGCCGACGCAGAAGCCTTTGGATTAACTATTCCATTAATGTTGAAATCGGACGGCACTAAGTTCGGTAAAACAGCTGGTGGTGCGATTTGGCTAGACCCAGAAAAAACGTCACCATACGAATTCTACCAATTCTGGTTAAACCAAAACGATGCAGACGTCGTGAAATACTTGAAATACTTTACCTTCTTAAGCAAAGAAGAAATCGATGCCCTAGAAGAAAAAGTAGCTAGTGAACCAGAAAAACGTGAAGCACAACGTCGGCTAGCAGAAGAAATGACTACTTTTGTTCACGGTCAATCAGGCTTACAAGATGCCCAAACCATCACAGAAGCCTTATTCTCAGGCAATATCGCAGACCTATCAGCCAAACAAATTGAACAGGGTTTCGGTAACATGCCAGGATCGACAATGCCTAAAGAAGGCAACAATTTAGCCGTTTGGTTAGTAGACGCAGGCATCGAAGGATCACGTCGTCAATCACGTGAAGACATCAACAACGGCGCCATCTACATCAACGGCCAACGCCTACAAGACGTCGACTACGAAATCTCAGCAACAGACGCCATCGAAGGCAAATACATCGTCGTTCGTCGCGGTAAGAAAAAATACTTCTTAGTTACCATCGAAGGCGCGTAA